The proteins below are encoded in one region of Serratia symbiotica:
- the gmhB gene encoding D-glycero-beta-D-manno-heptose 1,7-bisphosphate 7-phosphatase has translation MTQRVPAIFLDRDGTINVDHGYVHEIDHFQFIDGVIDACHELKEMGFALVLVTNQSGIARGKFSEEQFMYLTEWMDWSLADRDVDFDGIYFCPHHPEALIEKYRQACDCRKPQPGMLLQALHELNIDMAASYMVGDKPEDMQAAMAAGVGTKVLVHTGKPVTEQGEKLADWVLNSLADLPEAIRKRI, from the coding sequence GTGACACAACGCGTTCCAGCTATTTTTCTCGATCGTGATGGCACGATTAATGTTGATCATGGGTACGTTCATGAAATTGACCACTTCCAATTTATCGATGGTGTGATTGACGCCTGTCACGAGCTTAAAGAGATGGGCTTTGCGCTAGTTTTGGTCACTAATCAGTCTGGTATCGCGCGCGGCAAGTTCAGCGAAGAACAATTCATGTACCTCACTGAATGGATGGATTGGTCGTTAGCCGATCGTGATGTTGACTTCGATGGCATCTATTTCTGCCCGCACCATCCAGAAGCGCTAATTGAAAAGTACCGCCAAGCATGCGATTGCCGTAAACCACAGCCAGGCATGCTATTACAGGCGCTGCATGAGTTGAACATTGATATGGCTGCTTCTTATATGGTGGGTGATAAGCCGGAAGACATGCAGGCGGCGATGGCGGCTGGTGTTGGCACCAAAGTTTTGGTGCACACCGGCAAGCCGGTAACGGAACAAGGCGAGAAACTGGCCGATTGGGTATTAAATAGCCTGGCAGATCTGCCAGAAGCCATCAGAAAACGGATTTAA
- the metN gene encoding methionine ABC transporter ATP-binding protein MetN, translating to MIKLSNITKVFQQGSRAITALSDVTLHVPAGQIYGVIGASGAGKSTLIRCANMLERPTSGQVLVDGQDLTSLSQSELTGARRQIGMIFQHFNLLSSRTVFGNVALPLELDNTSRVDMKKRVAELLELVGLADKHDAYPANLSGGQKQRVAIARALASNPKVLLCDEATSALDPATTRAILELLKDINRRLGLTILLITHEMDVVKRICDQVAVISQGQLIEKDSVSAVFSHPKTPLAQQFIQSTLHLDIPDDYAKRLSPERQDDRQPLLRLEFTGQSVDAPLLSEAARRFNVNNNIISAQMDYAGGVKFGVMLAELQGSDEDALATIKFLQENQVKVEVLGYV from the coding sequence ATGATTAAACTTTCTAACATCACCAAAGTGTTTCAACAGGGTTCGCGTGCTATCACTGCACTCTCTGACGTAACTCTTCACGTTCCTGCCGGGCAAATCTACGGCGTTATCGGCGCTTCCGGTGCCGGTAAAAGCACACTTATTCGCTGCGCCAACATGCTGGAACGCCCAACATCCGGCCAGGTGCTGGTCGATGGACAAGATCTGACTTCGCTGTCACAAAGTGAACTGACAGGCGCGCGCCGTCAGATTGGCATGATTTTCCAACACTTTAACTTGCTGTCTTCCCGTACGGTGTTCGGCAACGTTGCGTTGCCTCTTGAGTTGGACAACACTTCACGCGTAGATATGAAGAAGCGCGTTGCCGAACTGCTCGAATTGGTAGGACTGGCGGACAAACACGACGCTTACCCGGCAAACCTGTCTGGTGGCCAGAAACAGCGCGTGGCGATCGCCCGTGCGCTGGCTAGCAATCCGAAAGTGCTGCTGTGCGACGAAGCCACCAGCGCGCTCGATCCGGCCACCACCCGCGCCATCCTTGAACTGCTGAAAGACATCAACCGACGTTTGGGCCTGACCATTCTGTTGATCACCCACGAAATGGATGTGGTGAAACGCATCTGCGACCAAGTTGCGGTGATAAGCCAGGGCCAGTTAATTGAAAAAGACAGCGTCAGCGCAGTGTTCTCTCATCCCAAAACCCCATTGGCCCAGCAGTTTATTCAGTCCACTTTGCATTTGGATATCCCGGATGACTACGCCAAGCGTCTGTCGCCGGAGCGTCAGGACGATCGCCAACCACTATTACGTCTGGAATTTACTGGCCAGTCGGTTGATGCCCCCTTGCTGTCAGAAGCCGCCCGCCGCTTTAACGTCAACAACAACATTATCAGCGCTCAGATGGATTACGCGGGCGGGGTGAAATTTGGCGTGATGCTGGCAGAACTGCAAGGCAGTGACGAAGACGCATTGGCAACAATTAAATTCTTACAGGAAAATCAGGTGAAGGTAGAGGTGCTGGGTTATGTCTGA
- a CDS encoding methionine ABC transporter permease MetI encodes MSEAMMWLMGRGVGETFMMTFISGFFGFVLGLPVGVLLYVTRPGQIIANNTLYKVLSGLVNIFRSIPFIILLVWMIPFTRMVVGTSIGLQAAIVPLTVGAAPFIARMVENALLEIPPGLLEAARAMGATPMQIIKKVLLPEALPGLVNAATITLITLVGYSAMGGAVGAGGLGQIGYQYGYIGYNATVMNTVLVLLIVLVYLIQFCGDRIVKAVTHK; translated from the coding sequence ATGTCTGAGGCAATGATGTGGTTAATGGGGCGCGGCGTAGGGGAAACCTTCATGATGACCTTTATTTCCGGCTTTTTCGGTTTCGTGCTCGGCCTGCCGGTTGGCGTACTACTATACGTGACTCGCCCAGGGCAGATTATCGCCAACAATACCCTGTACAAGGTGCTATCGGGCTTGGTGAATATCTTCCGTTCTATCCCGTTCATTATTCTGCTGGTATGGATGATTCCCTTTACCCGTATGGTTGTCGGCACTTCCATCGGCCTGCAAGCGGCCATTGTGCCGCTTACCGTTGGCGCTGCGCCGTTTATCGCCCGCATGGTGGAAAATGCCCTGTTGGAGATCCCACCTGGCCTGCTGGAAGCAGCACGTGCCATGGGTGCCACACCGATGCAGATCATTAAGAAGGTATTACTGCCTGAAGCCCTACCGGGCTTGGTCAATGCCGCCACCATTACCCTGATCACTCTAGTGGGCTACTCGGCCATGGGTGGCGCGGTTGGTGCCGGTGGCTTAGGACAGATCGGCTATCAATATGGTTATATCGGTTATAACGCTACAGTAATGAATACCGTATTAGTATTACTGATAGTGCTGGTCTATCTCATCCAGTTCTGTGGCGATCGGATCGTTAAAGCCGTCACCCACAAATAG
- a CDS encoding MetQ/NlpA family lipoprotein gives MSLKFKSIAAIGALIGTLALAGCGQDEKDPNHIKVGVIIGAEQQVAEIAQKVAKEKYGLDVELVTFNDYVLPNEALSKGDIDLNIFQHKPYLNQQIKDRGYKLVSVGSTFVYPIAGYSKKIKSLDELKSGSQIALPNDPTNLGRSLLLLQQVGLITLKEGVGLLPTKLDVTENPKNLKLVELEAPQLPRSLDDQQIALAVINTTYASQIGLTPTKDSLFVENKDSPYVNLMVAREDNDEAENVKKFVQSYQSDEVNEAANKIFSGGAVKGW, from the coding sequence ATGTCGTTAAAATTTAAATCCATCGCGGCAATCGGCGCACTGATCGGCACTCTAGCTCTGGCAGGCTGCGGCCAGGATGAAAAAGATCCGAACCATATCAAAGTCGGCGTTATCATCGGTGCTGAGCAGCAAGTCGCTGAAATAGCCCAAAAAGTAGCAAAAGAAAAATACGGACTAGACGTCGAACTGGTAACTTTCAACGACTACGTGTTACCTAACGAAGCGCTGAGTAAGGGCGATATCGACCTTAACATCTTTCAGCACAAACCTTATCTTAATCAGCAGATCAAGGATCGCGGCTACAAGCTGGTGTCGGTTGGTAGCACCTTTGTCTATCCCATCGCCGGTTACTCTAAAAAAATCAAATCGCTTGATGAGCTGAAAAGCGGTTCCCAGATAGCTTTGCCAAACGACCCGACCAACCTGGGCCGTTCGCTGCTGCTGCTACAGCAGGTGGGACTGATCACGCTAAAAGAGGGGGTTGGCCTGCTGCCAACCAAGTTGGACGTGACCGAGAATCCGAAAAACCTGAAGCTGGTAGAGCTGGAAGCACCACAACTACCGCGCTCTCTGGACGATCAGCAAATCGCACTGGCGGTGATCAATACCACCTACGCCAGTCAAATTGGCTTGACTCCGACAAAAGACAGCTTGTTTGTTGAAAACAAAGACTCGCCTTATGTCAACCTGATGGTTGCACGTGAAGATAATGATGAAGCGGAAAACGTGAAGAAGTTCGTTCAATCCTACCAGTCTGACGAGGTTAACGAAGCGGCCAACAAAATATTCAGCGGTGGTGCCGTTAAAGGCTGGTAA
- the rcsF gene encoding Rcs stress response system protein RcsF, which produces MRVLPLCLLALAGCSSQRIVPTSISTTIKPAASAPAKAESAAPPVPVKLYKKAEDLVGKPFRDLGEVSGGDCQSTVQDSPPNLATARKHMQIRAAYMKANAVLLHDCQITSGVAGCYQQAICQGSALNMSSK; this is translated from the coding sequence ATGCGTGTTTTACCTCTCTGTTTGTTAGCGCTGGCCGGATGTTCATCGCAGCGTATCGTACCAACCTCAATAAGCACCACCATTAAACCTGCTGCAAGCGCACCGGCCAAGGCCGAGTCAGCAGCACCTCCGGTGCCAGTAAAACTGTACAAAAAAGCAGAAGATCTGGTGGGCAAGCCTTTCCGTGATCTGGGTGAAGTCTCTGGAGGAGACTGCCAGAGCACCGTTCAAGATTCACCGCCAAATCTGGCCACTGCCCGCAAGCACATGCAAATCCGCGCCGCTTATATGAAGGCCAATGCCGTGTTGCTGCACGACTGCCAGATTACCAGCGGCGTCGCTGGTTGTTACCAACAAGCAATATGTCAAGGTTCAGCGCTTAACATGTCATCTAAATGA
- the tsaA gene encoding tRNA (N6-threonylcarbamoyladenosine(37)-N6)-methyltransferase TrmO, giving the protein MTEFVFNQIGIIRSPYKEKFAVPRQPGLVEDGGGELVLLPPYNQADAVRSLSEFSHLWIIFIFHQTMEGGWRPTVRPPRLGGNARMGVFATRSPFRPNPLGMSLIALKGMRVQGSNVVLELGSLDLVDGTPVVDIKPYLPFAESQPQARAGFAQAAPSGNMPVHFTLEAERQLQLHQSHYPQLRRFISQVLAQDPRPAYRKGEETKRDYAVWLLDFNVRWRVVNQRTEVLSLNLR; this is encoded by the coding sequence ATGACCGAGTTTGTTTTCAATCAGATCGGTATTATTCGCTCACCGTATAAAGAAAAGTTCGCAGTTCCCCGCCAACCGGGATTGGTCGAAGACGGTGGGGGAGAACTGGTGCTGCTGCCGCCTTACAATCAGGCGGACGCAGTGCGTAGCCTCAGCGAGTTCAGCCATCTGTGGATAATATTTATTTTCCATCAAACCATGGAAGGCGGCTGGCGGCCGACAGTACGGCCACCACGTCTGGGCGGCAATGCGCGAATGGGCGTGTTTGCTACCCGCTCGCCCTTCCGCCCTAACCCATTAGGCATGTCATTAATCGCGCTGAAAGGCATGCGCGTTCAGGGCAGCAACGTGGTGCTGGAGCTAGGTAGCCTCGATCTGGTTGATGGGACGCCGGTGGTGGATATCAAACCCTATTTGCCATTTGCTGAGAGCCAGCCGCAGGCTCGTGCTGGTTTTGCCCAAGCCGCCCCCAGCGGCAATATGCCGGTACATTTCACGCTAGAAGCGGAGCGGCAACTGCAACTGCATCAATCGCATTATCCTCAGCTACGGCGTTTTATCAGCCAGGTACTGGCGCAAGACCCCCGCCCAGCCTATCGTAAGGGAGAAGAAACCAAACGGGATTACGCCGTTTGGCTGCTGGATTTCAACGTCCGCTGGCGGGTGGTCAATCAGCGAACCGAGGTGTTATCTCTTAACCTCCGTTAA
- the proS gene encoding proline--tRNA ligase has translation MRTSQYLLSTLKENPADAEVISHQLMLRAGMIRKLASGLYTWLPTGLRVLKKVENIVREEMNNANAIEVSMPVVQPADLWQESGRWEQYGPELLRFVDRGDRPFVLGPTHEEVITDLIRNEISSYKQLPLNFFQIQTKFRDEVRPRFGIMRSREFLMKDAYSFHTSQDSLQVTYDAMYQAYNKIFSRMGLDFRPVHADTGSIGGSASHEFQVLADSGEDDIVFSTGSDYAANIELAEALAPAHPRAAANEALRMVDTPNAKTIAELVEQFQLPVEKTVKTLLVHATEDSGHKLVALLVRGDHTLNEIKAEKLVHVAVPLTFATEEEIRAVNGAGPGSLGPIKLQVPIIADRSVAAISDFAAGANIEGKHYLGINWQRDLPLPQVADIRNVVEGDASPDGQGTLLIKRGIEVGHIFQLGTKYSEAMKATVQGEDGRNQVLTMGCYGIGVTRVVAAAIEQNHDERGIIWPDTIAPFQVAILPMNMHKSFRVQALAEDLYTTLRSHGIDVLLDDRKERPGVMFADMELIGVPHTIVIGDRNLDSEEIEYKNRRIGEKQMIKTEEIVNFLLRQIKH, from the coding sequence ATGCGTACTAGCCAATATCTGCTCTCCACCCTGAAGGAAAACCCTGCCGATGCTGAAGTGATCAGCCACCAACTGATGCTGCGTGCCGGGATGATTCGCAAGCTGGCCTCCGGTCTTTACACTTGGTTGCCGACCGGCCTGCGCGTTCTGAAAAAGGTAGAGAACATTGTTCGCGAAGAAATGAACAATGCTAACGCGATCGAAGTTTCCATGCCGGTAGTTCAGCCTGCCGATCTATGGCAAGAAAGCGGCCGCTGGGAGCAGTATGGCCCAGAGCTGCTGCGCTTTGTCGATCGTGGTGACCGTCCGTTCGTGCTCGGCCCAACCCATGAAGAAGTGATCACCGATCTGATCCGTAACGAAATCAGCTCGTACAAACAGCTACCGCTGAACTTCTTCCAGATCCAGACCAAATTCCGTGATGAAGTGCGCCCACGTTTCGGCATCATGCGTTCCCGCGAGTTCCTGATGAAAGATGCCTATTCGTTCCATACTTCACAAGACTCCCTACAGGTGACCTACGATGCAATGTACCAAGCCTACAACAAGATCTTCAGCCGCATGGGGCTGGATTTCCGTCCGGTACATGCTGATACCGGTTCGATCGGTGGCAGTGCCTCGCACGAGTTCCAGGTGCTGGCTGACAGCGGTGAAGACGATATTGTGTTCTCCACCGGTTCTGACTATGCGGCCAATATTGAGCTGGCGGAAGCGCTAGCCCCTGCCCATCCGCGTGCAGCAGCCAACGAGGCGCTGCGCATGGTCGATACGCCGAACGCCAAAACCATCGCCGAACTGGTTGAACAGTTCCAACTACCAGTGGAGAAAACCGTCAAGACGCTGCTGGTGCACGCCACTGAAGACAGCGGCCATAAGTTAGTCGCCCTATTGGTGCGCGGAGATCATACGTTAAATGAAATCAAAGCTGAAAAGCTGGTGCACGTTGCCGTGCCGCTCACCTTTGCCACTGAAGAAGAAATCCGCGCCGTTAACGGTGCTGGACCTGGTTCGCTAGGCCCCATCAAGCTACAGGTGCCGATCATTGCCGACCGCAGCGTGGCGGCGATAAGCGATTTTGCCGCAGGTGCCAACATTGAGGGTAAACATTACCTCGGCATTAACTGGCAGCGCGATCTGCCGCTGCCACAGGTTGCCGATATCCGTAATGTGGTGGAAGGTGATGCTAGCCCGGATGGCCAAGGGACACTGTTGATCAAACGTGGTATCGAAGTGGGCCATATCTTCCAGCTTGGCACCAAATACTCGGAAGCGATGAAAGCTACCGTACAAGGCGAAGATGGCCGCAATCAGGTGCTAACCATGGGTTGCTACGGCATCGGGGTAACCCGCGTGGTGGCTGCTGCCATCGAACAAAACCATGACGAACGCGGTATCATTTGGCCAGATACGATCGCGCCCTTCCAGGTGGCGATCCTGCCAATGAACATGCATAAGTCCTTCCGCGTGCAGGCGCTAGCCGAAGATCTGTACACCACCCTGCGTTCCCACGGCATCGACGTGCTGCTTGATGACCGTAAAGAACGCCCTGGCGTGATGTTCGCTGATATGGAATTGATCGGCGTGCCACACACCATCGTTATCGGTGACCGCAATCTTGACAGTGAAGAAATCGAATACAAAAATCGCCGCATCGGCGAGAAGCAAATGATCAAAACCGAGGAAATCGTCAATTTCCTGCTAAGACAGATTAAGCACTGA
- the arfB gene encoding alternative ribosome rescue aminoacyl-tRNA hydrolase ArfB gives MLALSRNVAIPDNELELTAIRAQGAGGQHVNKTSTAIHLRFDIRASSLPEYYKEKLLAFNHHLISAAGVVIIKAQEYRSQELNRDAALARLAALIQQAMLVENTRKATKPSRGAKLRRLEGKVRKGAIKALRGKFRT, from the coding sequence GTGCTGGCACTGTCAAGAAATGTCGCCATTCCAGATAATGAACTGGAGTTGACGGCGATCCGTGCGCAGGGTGCGGGTGGCCAACATGTGAACAAAACTTCAACGGCAATCCACTTGCGCTTTGACATCCGCGCCTCCAGCCTGCCGGAGTATTATAAGGAAAAGCTGCTGGCCTTTAATCATCATTTGATCAGTGCTGCGGGCGTAGTGATTATTAAAGCGCAGGAATATCGCAGTCAGGAATTAAACCGCGATGCGGCGTTGGCCCGCTTGGCGGCGTTGATCCAGCAGGCGATGTTGGTGGAAAACACACGCAAAGCGACCAAGCCCAGCAGAGGGGCTAAATTACGTCGTTTGGAAGGTAAAGTGCGTAAAGGTGCCATCAAAGCGCTGCGTGGCAAGTTCCGCACGTAG
- a CDS encoding YaeQ family protein, with the protein MALKATIYKATVNIADMDRHFYYDATLTLAQHPSETPQRMMLRLLAWICHADERLVFTKGLSVEDEPDIWQRNDHNGLEMWIEMGLPDEKRIKKACNQSLRVVVYAYGERAGHVWWRSMQGKAASYKNLSVRFLDDEQLARLTALANRNLQLQASLQEGTIWLSDAQNSLEIQFAQWQQAQG; encoded by the coding sequence ATGGCGCTGAAAGCAACCATTTATAAAGCCACGGTCAATATCGCTGATATGGATCGCCACTTCTACTACGATGCCACGTTGACTTTGGCACAGCATCCTTCTGAAACACCACAGCGCATGATGTTGCGCCTGCTGGCTTGGATTTGTCATGCTGACGAGCGGCTGGTGTTTACCAAGGGCCTGAGCGTTGAAGACGAACCGGATATTTGGCAGCGTAACGACCACAATGGGTTGGAAATGTGGATCGAAATGGGTCTGCCGGATGAAAAACGCATCAAAAAAGCCTGCAACCAGTCACTACGAGTGGTGGTTTATGCCTATGGCGAGCGTGCCGGACACGTCTGGTGGCGAAGCATGCAGGGCAAGGCGGCTAGCTATAAAAACTTGAGCGTGCGTTTTCTGGATGATGAGCAGCTGGCGCGGCTGACGGCGTTAGCTAACCGCAATTTGCAACTGCAAGCCTCGCTGCAAGAGGGGACTATCTGGCTATCTGACGCCCAGAATAGTCTGGAAATCCAGTTTGCCCAGTGGCAACAGGCGCAGGGTTGA
- the rof gene encoding Rho-binding antiterminator: MLMNDEYQSINCDDYESLELACQHNYTLKLELRDGEKLEGKANELKFTKGIEYLIIDQAGNALSLRLDHILSFTHPKIGTVVVSLSD, encoded by the coding sequence ATGTTGATGAATGATGAGTACCAATCCATCAATTGCGATGACTATGAAAGCCTGGAACTCGCCTGCCAGCATAACTACACTCTGAAGCTAGAATTACGCGATGGAGAAAAACTCGAAGGCAAAGCCAACGAACTGAAATTTACCAAGGGTATCGAGTACCTGATTATCGATCAGGCTGGCAATGCTCTCAGTTTACGTCTGGATCACATCCTCAGTTTCACTCATCCGAAAATCGGTACTGTTGTCGTCAGCCTCTCGGACTGA
- the tilS gene encoding tRNA lysidine(34) synthetase TilS codes for METNQLAAQVAHQLGEHRQLLVAFSGGLDSTVLLHLLAQLRQQHPEFQLRAVHVHHGLSAFADTWADHCGRQCAAWRVPLTVQRVQVDARAGGIEAAARAARYAAFNATLKADEILITAQHLDDQSETFLLALKRGSGPAGLSAMAACGRLADHVLLRPLLGCSRLRLEAYAQQHQLSWIDDDSNQNPRFDRNFLRLQVLPLLNLRWPHFTSAVARSASLCAEQEQLLDELLADQLRTLLAEDNSLVIEGLLGCSPACRFALLRRWIACHGVTLPSREQLQHLWDEVALSRVDAVPRLQLGTYQIRRFHGRLYLLPLMANLRDIRLNWSRTAPLTLPDGLGHLISGKGKVHLRSPQPAQQVSVRFSAQGSVRIVGRAHSRPIKKLWQELDVPPWLRERIPLIYYDEQLIAALGVFVCEEGRVPEKEQPWRLHWDKNHNFKAQ; via the coding sequence ATGGAAACCAATCAATTAGCGGCTCAGGTCGCGCACCAACTGGGTGAGCATCGGCAATTGCTGGTGGCGTTCAGCGGCGGGCTGGATTCCACGGTGTTGTTGCACTTGCTGGCGCAGTTGCGCCAGCAGCATCCAGAATTTCAGCTCCGAGCAGTGCATGTGCATCATGGCTTGAGTGCGTTTGCTGATACCTGGGCGGATCACTGTGGGCGGCAATGCGCCGCCTGGCGGGTGCCGCTGACGGTGCAACGGGTTCAAGTGGATGCCCGTGCGGGTGGCATCGAAGCAGCGGCGCGCGCAGCACGTTATGCCGCCTTTAACGCAACGCTGAAAGCCGACGAGATCCTGATTACCGCCCAGCATCTTGACGATCAAAGCGAAACCTTTCTGTTGGCGCTCAAACGCGGTAGCGGCCCAGCCGGGCTATCGGCGATGGCGGCGTGTGGCAGGTTGGCTGACCATGTGTTATTACGGCCACTGCTTGGCTGTTCTCGCCTGCGGCTCGAGGCTTATGCACAGCAGCACCAGTTATCCTGGATAGACGACGACAGCAATCAAAATCCGCGTTTTGACCGCAATTTTCTGCGGTTGCAGGTGCTGCCGCTACTGAACCTGCGCTGGCCTCACTTTACATCGGCGGTCGCCCGCAGCGCTAGCCTGTGTGCCGAACAAGAACAATTGTTGGACGAGCTGTTGGCTGACCAGTTGCGCACTTTGTTGGCGGAAGACAACTCACTGGTGATCGAGGGGCTACTGGGATGTTCACCGGCATGTCGTTTTGCCCTGTTGCGCCGTTGGATTGCATGCCATGGTGTCACCCTGCCTTCGCGTGAGCAATTGCAGCACCTGTGGGATGAAGTAGCGCTCAGCCGTGTGGACGCTGTACCCCGGTTGCAACTGGGAACCTATCAAATTCGCCGCTTCCATGGTCGGTTATATTTACTGCCGCTGATGGCGAACCTACGCGACATTCGTCTGAATTGGTCACGAACCGCGCCCTTGACGTTGCCCGATGGGTTAGGCCACTTAATCAGTGGCAAAGGGAAAGTGCATCTGCGCTCCCCGCAGCCCGCACAGCAGGTCAGCGTCCGTTTTAGCGCACAGGGTAGCGTCCGCATCGTCGGGCGCGCCCATTCGCGGCCGATTAAAAAGCTGTGGCAGGAGTTGGACGTTCCCCCTTGGCTGCGTGAACGCATCCCCCTGATCTATTATGATGAGCAGCTTATCGCTGCGCTGGGCGTATTTGTCTGCGAAGAGGGGCGGGTGCCAGAGAAGGAACAACCGTGGCGGCTGCATTGGGATAAGAATCATAACTTTAAGGCGCAATGA
- the accA gene encoding acetyl-CoA carboxylase carboxyl transferase subunit alpha, translating into MSLNFLDFEQPIAELEAKIDSLTAVSRQDEKLDINLDEEVQRLREKSVELTRKIFANLGAWQIAQLARHPRRPYTLDYIKHIFSDFEELAGDRAYADDKAIVGGIARLDGRPVMIIGHQKGRETKEKIRRNFGMPAPEGYRKALRLMEMASRFKLPIITFIDTPGAYPGVGAEERGQSEAIARNLREMSRLNVPVICTVIGEGGSGGALAIGVGDKVNMLQYSTYSVISPEGCASILWKSADKAPLAAEAMGITAARLKKLKLIDSVIPEPLGSAHRDVPAMAAALKAQLLVDLKDLDGLSNEELLSRRYQRLMSYGYC; encoded by the coding sequence ATGAGTCTGAATTTTCTTGATTTTGAACAGCCGATTGCAGAGCTGGAAGCGAAAATTGACTCGCTGACAGCCGTCAGCCGTCAAGACGAAAAATTAGATATTAATCTGGACGAAGAGGTTCAACGCCTGCGTGAAAAGAGCGTTGAACTGACGCGTAAGATTTTTGCCAATCTTGGTGCTTGGCAGATCGCCCAACTGGCACGCCACCCGCGCCGTCCTTATACCCTGGATTATATCAAACACATCTTTAGCGACTTCGAAGAGTTGGCAGGCGACCGCGCCTATGCTGATGATAAAGCGATCGTTGGTGGCATTGCGCGCCTGGATGGCCGCCCGGTGATGATTATTGGTCATCAGAAAGGTCGCGAAACCAAAGAGAAAATCCGCCGTAATTTCGGCATGCCGGCACCCGAAGGCTACCGTAAGGCGCTGCGTCTGATGGAAATGGCTTCCCGCTTCAAGCTGCCGATCATTACCTTTATCGACACACCGGGCGCTTATCCGGGGGTGGGGGCGGAGGAGCGCGGACAGTCTGAAGCTATCGCGCGCAACCTGCGTGAGATGTCGCGTTTGAATGTACCGGTGATCTGCACGGTGATCGGTGAAGGCGGTTCCGGCGGCGCGCTGGCGATCGGTGTGGGCGATAAAGTGAATATGTTGCAATACAGCACCTACTCGGTGATCTCGCCGGAAGGTTGCGCATCGATCCTGTGGAAGAGCGCCGACAAGGCACCATTGGCCGCAGAAGCAATGGGTATCACTGCAGCGCGTCTAAAAAAGCTGAAGCTAATCGACTCGGTGATCCCCGAACCGCTAGGTTCCGCTCACCGCGACGTGCCGGCGATGGCTGCCGCGTTGAAAGCACAGTTGTTGGTTGACCTGAAAGATCTCGATGGTCTGAGCAACGAAGAACTGCTGAGCCGTCGCTACCAGCGTCTGATGAGTTACGGCTACTGCTGA